A genomic stretch from Corynebacterium sp. 21KM1197 includes:
- a CDS encoding DUF2218 domain-containing protein encodes MTSSTARVSTDRPARYAKQMADHFGRKITAHWDEGTGQGALIFDNPERPVRGEVSLVAGEGVLLMHLESETEEQCATLEKVVAIHLVRFGRKDELAVRWRRAGGEEGSAWGVEDLD; translated from the coding sequence ATGACCTCTTCCACGGCTCGGGTGAGCACCGATCGCCCCGCGCGCTATGCCAAGCAGATGGCCGATCACTTTGGCCGCAAGATCACGGCTCATTGGGACGAGGGCACCGGCCAGGGGGCGCTGATCTTTGATAACCCCGAGCGCCCGGTGCGTGGCGAGGTATCCCTGGTGGCGGGCGAGGGGGTGTTGCTCATGCACCTGGAATCTGAAACGGAGGAGCAGTGCGCCACCTTGGAAAAGGTGGTGGCCATTCACCTGGTGCGCTTTGGCCGCAAGGATGAGTTGGCGGTGCGGTGGCGGCGCGCCGGGGGTGAGGAGGGGAGCGCCTGGGGAGTGGAGGATCTGGATTAA
- a CDS encoding patatin family protein: MTIHAPKTALVLEGGGMRASYTAAVVDRLLAEDVRFGWVGGISAGATHTVNYLSGERERARHSFVDFAADPQFGGMASLLRGRGYFNAEYIYGRAPTLNLPGPLDYDAISRNATEFRIGAVQAHSGRSVYWGRSDVDSAESLLACTRASSTLPLLMPLPEIDGVSYVDGALGPSGGIPLDAAEADGYTRFFVVLTHPRGYTKAPIKRPGLLRNLLSDYPVVAERLITRHTRYNRTIARLMELKKQGRAYLFFPSGRLVASTELNGKKLQGSFDRGALQSAREWPKWQRFLEAEEA; this comes from the coding sequence ATGACGATTCACGCCCCCAAGACCGCACTCGTCCTCGAAGGCGGTGGAATGCGCGCCTCCTACACCGCCGCAGTGGTAGACAGGCTGCTGGCGGAGGACGTGCGCTTTGGCTGGGTGGGCGGGATCTCCGCCGGAGCCACCCACACCGTGAACTACCTTTCCGGCGAGCGCGAACGCGCCCGTCACAGCTTTGTGGACTTTGCCGCCGACCCCCAATTTGGCGGCATGGCCTCCCTGCTGCGCGGACGCGGCTACTTCAACGCCGAGTACATCTACGGCCGTGCCCCCACCCTCAACCTGCCCGGCCCGCTGGATTATGACGCCATCTCCCGCAACGCCACCGAGTTCCGCATCGGGGCGGTGCAGGCCCACTCCGGGCGCTCCGTGTACTGGGGACGCTCCGACGTAGACAGCGCCGAATCCCTCCTGGCCTGCACCCGAGCCTCCTCCACCCTGCCGCTGCTCATGCCCCTGCCAGAGATCGACGGCGTCTCCTACGTGGACGGGGCGCTTGGCCCCTCCGGCGGCATTCCCCTCGACGCTGCCGAGGCCGACGGCTACACCCGCTTCTTCGTGGTGCTCACCCACCCGCGCGGCTACACCAAGGCCCCCATCAAGCGGCCGGGACTGCTGCGCAACCTGCTCAGCGACTACCCCGTGGTGGCCGAGCGACTGATTACCCGCCACACCCGATATAACCGCACCATCGCGCGGCTTATGGAGCTGAAAAAGCAGGGACGGGCCTACCTCTTCTTCCCCTCCGGCAGGCTGGTGGCCTCCACGGAACTCAACGGGAAGAAATTGCAGGGCTCCTTTGATCGCGGGGCCCTGCAGTCCGCCCGCGAGTGGCCAAAGTGGCAGCGCTTCCTAGAGGCCGAGGAGGCTTAG
- a CDS encoding ECF transporter S component produces MAHRVQQWRVVDIVVAAVLGLACGLIFVVWNQAGTLWLEAMNALTPGLGGLATGVWLIGGVIGGLVIRKPGAALFTELLAAVASALLGSQWGWSTVYSGLAQGLGAELIFALFMYRSFKLPTAMLAGVGAGIGAFILELFSAGHLARSLEYNVIYLVCLIISGALLAGALGHWLVKALARTGALDRFAAGREVRGTV; encoded by the coding sequence ATGGCTCATCGTGTGCAACAATGGCGCGTGGTGGACATCGTGGTGGCCGCCGTGCTGGGCCTGGCTTGCGGGCTGATCTTTGTGGTGTGGAACCAGGCGGGCACGCTGTGGCTGGAGGCGATGAACGCGCTCACCCCGGGGCTGGGTGGCCTGGCCACGGGCGTGTGGCTGATCGGCGGGGTGATCGGCGGGTTGGTGATCCGCAAGCCGGGGGCGGCGCTGTTCACGGAGCTGCTGGCGGCGGTGGCCTCCGCGCTGCTGGGCAGCCAGTGGGGCTGGTCCACCGTGTACTCCGGCCTTGCGCAGGGCTTGGGTGCGGAGTTGATCTTTGCGCTCTTTATGTATCGCTCCTTCAAACTCCCCACCGCCATGCTGGCGGGCGTGGGCGCGGGCATCGGTGCCTTTATCTTGGAACTGTTTAGCGCTGGTCACCTGGCGCGCTCCCTGGAATATAACGTGATTTACCTGGTGTGCCTGATCATCTCCGGGGCGCTGCTGGCCGGTGCCCTGGGCCACTGGCTGGTCAAGGCCCTGGCGCGCACGGGGGCACTGGATCGTTTTGCCGCCGGGCGCGAGGTGCGCGGCACCGTATGA